The Salvia miltiorrhiza cultivar Shanhuang (shh) chromosome 1, IMPLAD_Smil_shh, whole genome shotgun sequence genome has a window encoding:
- the LOC131000468 gene encoding secreted RxLR effector protein 161-like, protein MGSTDRLCRDDVGRDVDPTLYRGMIGSLLYLTASRPDILYSVGVCARYQAQPKESHLKAVKRIIRYVAGTSELGMWYSKDTNSNIVGFSDADWAGDANDRKSTSGGCYLLGNNVVSWSSKKQNCVSLSTAEAEYIAAGSCCAQLLWLRQMLDDYGMESNILTVMCDNTSAIEISKNPVQHSRTKHIDIRHHFIRDLVEKKLIVLEYIPTEKQLADIFTKALDFERFSHLRKSLGLCCI, encoded by the coding sequence ATGGGTTCCACTGACAGATTATGCAGGGACGATGTTGGACGTGATGTTGATCCAACACTATACAGAGGAATGATTGGCAGTTTGCTTTATCTAACTGCAAGTAGACCTGATATTCTGTACAGTGTAGGAGTGTGTGCTAGGTACCAAGCTCAGCCAAAGGAGTCACATTTGAAGGCTGTTAAACGCATCATACGCTATGTTGCTGGAACATCTGAACTTGGAATGTGGTATTCCAAAGACACTAACTCTAACATTGTCGGATTTAGTGATGCTGATTGGGCAGGTGATGCTAATGACAGAAAAAGTACAAGTGGAGGATGTTATCTCTTGGGAAACAATGTTGTGTCCTGGTCAAGCAAGAAACAAAATTGTGTTTCGCTCTCTACTGCTGAAGCCGAATACATTGCTGCTGGCAGTTGTTGTGCCCAACTTCTTTGGCTCAGACAGATGTTGGACGACTATGGTATGGAAAGTAACATTTTGACTGTCATGTGTGACAACACTAGTGCTATAGAGATTTCTAAGAATCCTGTTCAACACTCTCGCACAAAGCACATTGATATTCGTCATCATTTTATAAGAGATCTTGTTGAGAAAAAGCTCATTGTGTTGGAATACATTCCTACTGAAAAACAACTTGCTGATATTTTTACCAAGGCTTTAGATTTTGAGAGATTCTCCCATCTTAGGAAGTCTCTTGGTTTGTGCTGCATTTAA
- the LOC131000309 gene encoding uncharacterized protein LOC131000309, producing the protein MTILSFQGKNEPELYLEWERKVELLFDCHNYSELKKVKLAAIKFADYTLVWWDQLITSRRRNGEPHIQTWQEMKVVMRKRFLPSHYYREQFNKLQNLKQGSRSVDEYYKEMEVAMIRANVVEDREATMARFLARLHWDIRDKVELQHYVELEDMVHMAIKIENQLKRRGSSGGTQRSTFSSGGNQRSTFSSGGNQRSTFSSGGNQKSNFSSGGNQRSTFSSGGNQRQSQSTPSSGGNQSQRQSSFSSGGNQNQSQSSFSSGSNQRQSQSSRGPKAANQGTTVVPEGRNRDKKCFKCQGFGHIMSECPNRRIMIIRDDGDVVTDGEETDPKMPDLEDPDEEEYEELFAPNKQLFIARGASSVQTQPDEREQRENLFHTRCFVQDKVCSVIIEGGSYTNVASKSMVEKLGLAEVKHPKPYRLQWLNETGVVKVTKKVNLPICIGRYEDEVLCDVISMQASHILLGRPWQFDRRVTHDGFTNKYSFEYKHKKVSLVPLSPKQVYEDQVQLQKEADKVKRKEQLVGSKGEFVDVFPDETLHGLPPIREIEHQIDFVPEATLPNRPAYRTNSEETKELERFIVVYFDDILIYSKHHDDHVDHLRSVMDVLRKGKLFANLKKCTFCTDKLVLLGFFVSAQGVQVDEEKIRAIQEWPTPKNIGEVRSFHELASFYRRFVPHFNNVAAPLTEVIKKNVEFEWGKAQEEAFALLKYKLTHTPILSLPNFQKLLRLNVMLLVLGLVQF; encoded by the exons ATGACCATTCTCTCATTCCAAGGGAAGAACGAGCCAGAACTATATCTTGAGTGGGAGAGAAAGGTAGAGCTGTTATTTGATTGCCACAACTACTCCGAGCTCAAGAAGGTAAAGTTGGCAGCGATTAAGTTCGCAGATTACACACTTGTGTGGTGGGATCAACTGATTACGAGTAGAAGGAGAAACGGAGAGCCACATATTCAGACTTGGCAAGAGATGAAGGTGgtgatgaggaagcgttttTTGCCTAGTCATTACTACCGGGAGCAATTCAACAAATTACAGAATTTGAAACAAGGCAGTCGGAGCGTGGATGAATATTACAAAGAGATGGAGGTGGCCATGATTCGTGCCAATGTTGTGGAGGATAGAGAGGCAACCATGGCTAGATTCTTAGCTAGATTacattgggatattcgtgataaggtggagttaCAACATTATGTTGAGTTGGAGGATATGGTCCACATGGCAATAAAAatcgagaatcaactcaagcGGAGGGGCAGCTCTGGCGGAACCCAGAGGAGCACTTTCAGCTCTGGCGGAAACCAGAGGAGCACGTTCAGCTCTGGCGGAAACCAGAGGAGCACGTTCAGCTCTGGTGGAAACCAGAAGAGCAatttcagctctggcggcaACCAGAGGAGCACTTTCAGCTCTGGTGGCAACCAGAGACAGAGTCAGAGTACTCCCAGCTCTGGCGGCAACCAGAGCCAGAGGCAGAGCTctttcagctctggcggcaACCAGAACCAGAGTCAGAGCTCTTTCAGCTCTGGCAGCAACCAGAGACAGAGCCAAAGCAGCAGAGGGCCGAAGGCTGCAAATCAGGGTACCACCGTCGTGCCAGAGGGTAGAAACAGAGACAAGAAATGTTTCAAGTGTCAAGGATTTGGTCATATCATGAGCGAATGTCCAAACAGGCGAATCATGATCATACGAGATGACGGTGATGTCGTAACGGACGGGGAAGAGACAGATCCAAAGATGCCCGACTTAGAAGACCCCGACGAAGAGGAGTATGAAGAGCTTTTTGCACCAAATAAACAACTTTTTATAGCCAGGGGAGCTTCGAGTGTGCAAACTCAACCTGATGAGAgagagcagcgggagaacctctttcacacgaggTGTTTTGTCCAAGATAAGGTGTGCAGTGTGATCATCGAAGGAGGGAGTTACACGAATGTGGCAAGTAAGTCCATGGTGGAGAAATTGGGGCTGGCCGAGGTGAAACACCCCAAACCATATCGTTTgcaatggctgaatgagaccggcGTCGTCAAGGTTACCAAGAAGGTAAACCTGCCAATTTGCATTGGGAGGTATGAGGACGAGGTGTTGTGTGATGTTATTTCCATGCAGGCGAGCCACATTTTGTTGGGAAGACCGTGGCAATTTGATAGACGAGTTACTCATGATGGATTCACCAATAAGTACTCCTTTGAGTATAAGCACAAGAAAGTGTCACTTGTCCCTCTTAGccctaaacaagtttatgaggatcaagtgcaattgcaaaaggaggcggaTAAGGTGAAGAGGAAGGAGCAGCTAGTGGGGTCGAAGGGG GAATTTGTTGATGTCTTTCCCGATGAAACACTGCATGGTTTGCCACCAATTCGAGAGATTGAACATCAAATTGATTTTGTGCCCGAAGCTACTCTGCCGAATCGACCAGCCTATCGAACCAACtcggaggagacaaaggagttggagag ATTTATCgttgtctactttgatgatatcctcatttatagcaAGCATCATGATGACCATGTAGACCActtgaggtctgttatggacGTGCTTAGGAAAGGGAAGctgtttgctaaccttaagaagtgcacGTTCTGTACGGACAAGCTTGTGCTTCTTGGTTTCTTTGTTAGTGCgcagggtgtacaggttgatgaggaAAAGATACGTGCTATTCAGGAGTGGCCGACTCCCAAGAACATTGGAGAAGTTCGAAGCTTTCACGAACTTGCTAGCTTTTACCGGCGGTTCGTACCTCATTTTAACAATGTGGCAGCGCCGCTAACCGAAGTTATCAAGAAGAACGTGGAGTTCGAGTGGGGAAAGGCGCAAGAGGAGGCGTTTGCGCTGTTGAAGTACAAACTGACTCACACCCCGATATTATCTCTTCCTAACTTTCAAAaacttttgagattgaatgtgatgcttctggtgttgggaTTGGTGCAGTtttga
- the LOC131000536 gene encoding protein FAR1-RELATED SEQUENCE 5-like, translating into MMMLIGMKANIGPMKTFRFYKELVGGYDDVGCTAQDFKNYGRDLRAFSDGVDARILLDNFRDKQESCPGFKFSFDTFEDTTLKRLFWADDCSIKNFKLYGDAVSYDATYRTNKYKLIFTPFTGRDNHGRCITFGVVFISNEDVESYSWVFSKFVESMGAHPLILITDQDPAMRKAIENVLPNTSHRLCMWHILMKFAEKLPNHLMKDSELKEKFNNIVWPDLVEPSDFEEKWHCLMDEYDLGGNRWFTDMFALRANWVPAYFRDSKMSGLFRTTSLSESENSLFRRHVNKNSDLVQLYMHYVGAMEAQRNTYDTITLADETGSLDLITQSHIEHHASTVYTNKIFKEEVQVEIISAARTCLISQMYVENSSNFYEVDDTVDGVSKVCYRSVDDEYTCSCKLFTRKALLCRHIFFVMRNKKLTRIPDKYIAARWSKLSKVAAHLTEHLSIEKRFSRNNHIFLELCKSIGHVRGDSILKVQLFDDLKGLTEKYSKLGVPIDKSCKNDMFVEYYGSVRPTEVDVLPPSVVHTKGSGSGGRRKSTREKLVEQALKPKRKCKKCSRLANHDSRNCPGVDVVEE; encoded by the exons ATGATGATGCTTATTGGAATGAAAGCGAATATCGGGCCTATGAAGACATTTAGATTTTATAAGGAACTAGTCGGTGGATACGATGATGTGGGCTGTACTGCACAAGATTTCAAGAATTATGGTCGTGACCTAAGGGCGTTTTCCGATGGAGTTGATGCCCGCATATTATTAGATAATTTCAGGGATAAACAAGAGAGTTGTCCAGGTTTTAAGTTCTCCTTTGATACATTTGAAGATACTACATTGAAGAGACTGTTTTGGGCGGATGATTGCTCCATcaagaattttaaattatacggGGATGCTGTTTCTTACGATGCTACATACCGAACCAACAA GTACAAATTGATATTCACTCCTTTCACTGGCAGAGACAATCATGGGAGATGCATAACCTTTGGTGTTGTTTTTATTTCGAATGAGGATGTTGAATCCTATTCATGGGTCTTCAGCAAATTTGTTGAGAGTATGGGAGCTCATCCACTTATCCTTATAACAGATCAAGACCCGGCAATGAGAAAGGCCATTGAAAACGTATTACCTAATACGTCTCACAGACTTTGCATGTGGCATATATTGATGAAGTTTGCCGAGAAGTTGCCGAATCACTTAATGAAGGACTCGgaattgaaagaaaaattcaaCAATATTGTGTGGCCTGATCTTGTTGAACCTTCTGACTTTGAGGAGAAATGGCACTGTCTCATGGATGAGTATGACCTCGGCGGCAATAGATGGTTTACCGACATGTTTGCATTAAGAGCCAATTGGGTACCGGCATATTTTCGGGACTCTAAAATGAGTGGGCTCTTCAGGACAACGTCATTGTCAGAGAGTGAAAATAGTTTATTCAGACGACACGTTAATAAGAACTCGGATTTGGTGCAACTATATATGCATTATGTTGGAGCTATGGAGGCACAGCGTAATACATATGATACTATAACTCTGGCTGATGAAACTGGTTCTCTTGATTTGATTACCCAGTCTCATATAGAACACCATGCATCAACCGTATACACGaataaaatattcaaggaggAGGTGCAAGTAGAAATTATTTCCGCCGCACGAACATGTTTGATATCTCAAATGTATGTGGAGAATAGCAGCAATTTTTATGAAGTTGATGATACGGTTGATGGTGTCTCGAAGGTGTGTTACAGATCGGTTGATGACGAGTACACATGCTCCTGTAAGTTGTTCACTAGGAAGGCTCTCCTGTGCAGGCACATCTTCTTTGTTATGAGGAACAAAAAATTGACTCGCATCCCAGATAAGTACATTGCTGCAAGGTGGTCAAAGTTGTCAAAAGTTGCTGCACATCTAACTGAACATCTTTCCATTGAAAAGAGGTTTTCTAGGAATAACCACATTTTCTTGGAATTGTGCAAATCCATTGGTCATGTTAGAGGCGACTCCATTCTTAAGGTCCAACTGTTTGATGATTTGAAAGGTTTGACAGAAAAGTATTCAAAGTTGGGAGTACCCATTGATAAGAGCTGCAAGAATGATATGTTTGTTGAATACTATGGTTCTGTAAGACCAACTGAAGTTGACGTGCTACCACCGAGCGTAGTACACACTAAAG GTAGCGGTTCTGGTGGGCGAAGGAAGTCAACGAGGGAGAAACTAGTTGAACAAGCTCTGAAGCCCAAGAGAAAATGCAAGAAGTGCAGTAGGTTGGCTAATCATGACTCTAGGAACTGCCCAGGAGTTGATGTCGTAGAGGAATGA
- the LOC131000391 gene encoding uncharacterized protein LOC131000391 yields MDKNPDLSSLIKSLIQHFGSPESAAKHLSALPQMAESTDKPSSSQTPVEVAGGSFPLAPSPKGSPKRSTTESSVGADVDPVSLQMDFQFGESIPSSKEESAYASPDTSLERIGEIAKEALLNLASQPGSDVDKASVVAEEECAAGDIPTSMDVDDSEKIPDVGQDVDPEESTDVIDVDTFVPDKKSRKRKAGVASLRRSSRLKSTRVIPSTLNLPSREDSDVGPTSRPPVLKPKVEHSPNSKSGKVSSTSHTTSPRISCSGSSSESEVEVSKSYSTRFYTREAKNALKVLDARKFHNDRCADEDFFSKYKLDILLQDRGMWGTVVNVFPYDAEIVREFYVNLMTEAFDPKSVKFGKVFVRGKVFDFSPTAINKACFTANTNTDDVEVNDDEMTRELTGGKLKAWTSKFAASTLSWKYYVLHKIAVYNWLPSKNTTALTKEQAEFIFKVGKPLAFNFGEQVFANISRASFKSTGGSMLPFPSLIYNLLVQQKLKEREEIVLVEEKNLLEFSKTLLTPDRVKDLPYEPPRAGPTLSPQPDDEADSAEAEIDMYGEDEDVDRATTPDVAFDVSNIISVKAHLTRETSTSRKGKEPAGDSEVEIDLDVAELIKAERIFSSSKDKCS; encoded by the exons ATGGACAAAAATCCTGATCTTTCCTCTCTCATCAAGAGTCTGATCCAACACTTTGGATCACCGGAAAGTGCTGCCAAACATCTCTCCGCCCTCCCTCAGATGGCCGAATCAACTGACAAACCCTCGTCTTCTCAAACTCCAGTGGAAGTCGCAGGAGGATCTTTTCCTCTAGCTCCTTCTCCAAAAGGCTCTCCGAAGAGAAGCACCACTGAATCGTCTGTAGGGGCTGATGTTGATCCTGTCTCTCTACAAATGGACTTCCAGTT CGGAGAGTCAATTCCGTCTTCAAAAGAGGAATCAGCGTATGCTTCTCCAGATACATCTTTGGAGAGAATTGGGGAAATTGCCAAAGAGGCCCTGCTTAATCTTGCTTCACAACCGGGGTCAGATGTTGATAAAGCTTCTGTTGTTGCTGAAGAAGAATGTGCTGCTGGTGATATACCCACATCCATGGATGTTGATGACTCTGAAAAGATTCCTGATGTTGGTCAGGATGTTGATCCAGAAGAAAGCACAGATGTGATTGATGTTGACACCTTTGTTCCTGACAAGAAAAGCCGAAAACGTAAAGCTGGAGTAGCCTCTCTCAGGCGGTCCTCAAGGTTAAAATCCACACGGGTGATCCCTTCTACTCTCAATCTTCCTAGCCGAGAAGACAGTGATGTTGGTCCAACATCACGGCCTCCTGTTCTCAAGCCAAAGGTTGAACATTCTCCCAACTCTAAGAGCGGAAAGGTATCTTCTACCTCTCACACTACCTCCCCTCGCATCAGCTGCTCTGGAAGCTCCTCTGAATCAGAGGTTGAGGTTAGTAAGTCGTACTCCACTCGTTTTTACACTCGTGAAGCAAAGAATGCTCTCAAAGTGTTGGATGCTAGGAAGTTTCATAATGATAGATGTGCGGATGAggatttcttttcaaaatatAAGCTtgatattcttttgcaagataGGGGTATGTGGGGTACGGTTGTTAATGTGTTTCCCTATGATGCTGAGATTGTTAGGGAGTTCTATGTTAATCTGATGACAGAAGCTTTTGACCCAAAATCTGTTAAGTTTGGGAAAGTTTTTGTTAGGGGTAAGGTCTTTGATTTCTCCCCAACTGCCATTAACAAAGCATGTTTCACTGCGAATACCAACActgatgatgttgaggttaATGATGATGAGATGACTAGGGAGTTGACTGGAGGGAAACTTAAGGCTTGGACCTCGAAGTTTGCTGCATCCACTTTGTCTTGGAAATATTATGTGCTTCACAAGATTGCAGTATACAACTGGCTTCCAAGCAAAAACACTACTGCTCTAACCAAGGAACAAGCTGAATTTATCTTTAAAGTTGGTAAGCCTCTGGCTTTCAACTTTGGTGAGCAAGTGTTTGCTAACATCTCTCGTGCATCCTTTAAATCCACAGGTGGAAGTATGCTTCCCTTTCCAAGCCTCATCTACAATCTCTTGGTTCAGCAAAAACTtaaggagagagaggaaattGTGCTTGTTGAAGAGAAGAATCTACTTGAGTTTTCCAAAACCCTTCTCACTCCTGATCGTGTCAAAGATCTCCCCTACGAACCTCCACGTGCTGGTCCTACCTTGTCTCCTCAGCCTGATGATGAAGCTGACTCTGCTGAAGCTGAGATTGACATGTATGGTGAAGACGAAGATGTTGATCGTGCGACTACTCCTGATGTTGCATTTGATGTTTCCAACATCATTTCTGTCAAAGCACATCTCACTAGAGAAACATCCACATCTCGTAAAGGCAAGGAACCAGCTGGAGATTCAGAAGTTGAGATTGATCTTGATGTTGCAGAGCTCATCAAGGCAGAGAGGATCTTCTCAAGCTCAAAAGACAAGTGCAGTTGA